In a single window of the Drosophila albomicans strain 15112-1751.03 chromosome 3, ASM965048v2, whole genome shotgun sequence genome:
- the LOC117570701 gene encoding uncharacterized protein LOC117570701 produces the protein MFSKRCCKMLQLLLLLLLSMCHWSSAKLPSSITPCARDDPQLERCIINAVYQVRPLLVHGDLGDGYRTPPLEPLQLDNIELGSSSQFQAVFMDLYARGGSNFTIDRIIAQPEDISYDLWITLPRIVFSGKYFMRLNLLLLDIQGKGTMRGYCESAKAAVKMRGTRYLRNGLEYVKFTKMTMRIQFKDFKLQLDNLFNGNGVLGEAGNALINDNQDLYLNEIVPGLERGLSKKFLDVANEILATATFDEMFPPSRTIVNPISFPNHASGSGSGSGTVGPNIFETPLASRNPTGGILDQLPPRSSSHSHNQRPKQPVNNPAGGIFGESLPGGGIIDPRLNLGS, from the exons ATGTTTTCGAAACGCtgctgcaaaatgttgcaactgttgctgttgctgctgctgtcaatgTGCCACTGGAGCAGCGCCAAATTGC CGTCCAGCATAACACCCTGCGCACGTGACGATCCGCAGCTGGAGCGTTGCATTATAAATGCCGTCTACCAGGTGAGACCGCTGCTGGTGCATGGCGACTTGGGAGATGGCTATCGAACACCGCCGCTGGAGCCGCTGCAGCTGGACAACATTGAGCTGGGAAGCAGCAGTCAGTTCCAGGCCGTATTCATGGATCTGTACGCCCGCGGAGGCAGCAACTTTACCATCGATCGTATTAT CGCCCAGCCAGAGGATATCTCGTATGATCTGTGGATAACTTTGCCACGCATTGTATTCAGCGGAAAGTATTTTATGCGTCTTAATCTGCTGCTGCTAGATATTCAGGGCAAGGGCACAATGCGTGGATACTGTG AGAGCGCCAAGGCAGCCGTTAAGATGCGTGGCACTCGCTACTTGCGCAATGGATTGGAGTACGTCAAGTTCACCAAGATGACTATGCGCATCCAGTTCAAGGACTTTAAGTTGCAGCTGGATAATCTATTCAATGGCAATGGAGTTCTGGGTGAAGCGGGCAATGCGCTAATCAATGACAATCAGGATCTCTATTTGAATGAGATTGTGCCAGGCCTGGAGCGTGGACTCTCAAAGAAGTTTCTGGATGTTGCCAACGAGATTTTGGCCACAGCCACATTTGATGAAATGTTTCCGCCTAGCCGCACTATCGTTAATCCCATTTCCTTTCCAAATCATGCATccggctctggctctggctctggcacAGTGGGTCCCAACATATTTGAAACACCACTCGCCTCTCGTAATCCCACTGGCGGCATCTTGGATCAATTGCCACCTAGAAGCAGCAGTCATAGCCATAACCAGAGGCCCAAACAACCAGTGAACAATCCAGCGGGCGGCATTTTTGGCGAGTCGTTGCCAGGGGGAGGCATCATTGACCCCAGGCTAAACTTGGGCAGTTAA
- the LOC117568075 gene encoding uncharacterized protein LOC117568075 isoform X2, whose product MGKHRTAQQDAIFVAFMERHPIIAKNYYKGDKLASEAAWKRLSKELNSVGPPVKESGEWKRVWKDWKNGIRKKIANNRLEPNATGKSSLYQDTLTPLEDAVATITDLYEIADVIVESQPKSKVRKEENSNMSLHDIKTDRDEEAFENDSEQEEDDEEEDDDDGDSNESISIQNVGVKMEQQMHHHSPAKKRKLEHDTLNGSFAGDKTVLMDIAKELRDLNRQTRLNAQRTEANTEALLAMGTQISDLMQQQLKERKRLNAIMEKFMLKMETTD is encoded by the exons at GGGGAAACACAGAACTGCACAACAGGATGCGATTTTCGTCGCATTCATGGAACGGCATCCAATCATAGCCAAAAACTACTACAAAGGTGATAAATTGGCCAGCGAAGCGGCTTGGAAGAGGCTGAGCAAGGAATTAAATAGCGTGGGGCCGCCAGTAAAAGAATCTGGCGAATGGAAACGA GTATGGAAGGATTGGAAAAATGGCATTCGCAAGAAGATAGCGAACAACAGGCTGGAGCCGAATGCCACTGGAAAGAGTTCTTTGTACCAAGACACTTTGACGCCTTTGGAGGATGCAGTGGCAACTATCACCGATCTATATGAGATAGCCGACGTAATCGTAGAGTCTCAACCCAAGTCTAAAGTTCGCAAAGAGGAGAATTCAAATATGAGCTTACATGACATTAAAACTGATCGCGACGAAGAAGCATTTGAGAATG ACAGCgagcaggaggaggatgaCGAGGAAGAAGACGACGATGATGGCGATTCTAATGAGTCAATCAGCATTCAAAACGTCGGTGTTAAAATGGAGCAACAAATGCATCATCATTCCCCAGCCAAAAAACGAAAGTTAGAGCATGATACACTCAATGGGTCATTTGCGGGAGACAAAACAGTGCTAATGGACATAGCCAAGGAACTACGCGACCTCAATCGACAGACTAGATTAAATGCTCAGCGCACAGAAGCGAATACGGAGGCTTTATTAGCTATGGGAACACAGATCTCTGATCtgatgcaacagcaactgaaagAGCGCAAGCGACTTAATGCAATAATGGAGAAGTTTATGCTAAAGATGGAGACTACCGactaa
- the LOC117570702 gene encoding MORN repeat-containing protein 3, whose protein sequence is MSGCVKRYFCPNKPIKTSGCRSTFYYPNGGSYSGYWLNNKNHGWGVKVTAERQSSDFAGKKEPDGQLIYKGLWNHGKRDGCGSMIRKRGTDLQTIYTGKWMDDMKHGMGKHFYPDGCVYFGEWERNRRHGLGIQWHADGSIYLGEWETGFKHGLGVLFYANGNRYEGHFARGFKNGEGVFYHMHTGQIQKGMWQNDNARVSLMQDAPQIRRNDAVTPLPIPRNCLRYPNQIIRDLFKRFRPHGDKPHRRFNDMVSLEFIHRQRQFASFEERFSSPSGIDIYPNSGFVCTCDCKVY, encoded by the exons ATGAGCGGTTGTGTAAAGCGTTACTTTTGTCCAAATAAGCCCATTAAGACTTCAGGATGTCGTTCTACTTTCTACTATCCCAACGGAGGCTCCTATTCAGGCTACTGGCTGAACAACAAGAATCATGGTTGGGGAGTCAAGGTGACTGCAGAACGTCAATCAAGTGACTTTGCGGGAAAGAAAGAACCTGATGGGCAGCTAATCTATAAGGGCTTATGGAATCACGGGAAACGTGATGGTTGTGGATCGATGATACGTAAGCGCGGGACGGATTTGCAGACGATCTACACAGGAAAATGGATGGATGATATGAAGCACGGTATGGGCAAGCATTTCTATCCGGATGGTTGTGTTTACTTTGGGGAATGGGAGAGGAATCGTCGTCATGGCTTGGGCATACAGTGGCATGCAGATGGCAGCATCTATCTGGGTGAGTGGGAGACTGGCTTCAAGCATGGACTGGGAGTACTGTTCTACG CCAATGGCAATCGCTACGAGGGACACTTTGCCCGTGGCTTTAAGAATGGCGAAGGCGTCTTCTATCATATGCACACTGGACAGATTCAGAAGGGAATGTGGCAGAATGATAATGCACGTGTTTCGCTTATGCAAGATGCCCCACAAATTAGACGTAACGATGCTGTCACGCCCCTTCCCATTCCTCGCAATTGTCTGAGGTACCCCAACCAAATCATACGCGATCTCTTTAAACGATTTAGGCCACACGGTGATAAACCACATCGTCGCTTTAATGATATGGTTAGCCTTGAGTTCATACACCGACAGCGACAATTTGCATCCTTTGAGGAACGTTTTTCAAGTCCATCTGGCATAGATATATATCCTAACTCCGGTTTTGTTTGCACCTGTGATTGCAAAGTGTATTGA
- the LOC117568075 gene encoding nucleoplasmin-like protein ANO39 isoform X1, protein MGKHRTAQQDAIFVAFMERHPIIAKNYYKGDKLASEAAWKRLSKELNSVGPPVKESGEWKRVWKDWKNGIRKKIANNRLEPNATGKSSLYQDTLTPLEDAVATITDLYEIADVIVESQPKSKVRKEENSNMSLHDIKTDRDEEAFENEDSEQEEDDEEEDDDDGDSNESISIQNVGVKMEQQMHHHSPAKKRKLEHDTLNGSFAGDKTVLMDIAKELRDLNRQTRLNAQRTEANTEALLAMGTQISDLMQQQLKERKRLNAIMEKFMLKMETTD, encoded by the exons at GGGGAAACACAGAACTGCACAACAGGATGCGATTTTCGTCGCATTCATGGAACGGCATCCAATCATAGCCAAAAACTACTACAAAGGTGATAAATTGGCCAGCGAAGCGGCTTGGAAGAGGCTGAGCAAGGAATTAAATAGCGTGGGGCCGCCAGTAAAAGAATCTGGCGAATGGAAACGA GTATGGAAGGATTGGAAAAATGGCATTCGCAAGAAGATAGCGAACAACAGGCTGGAGCCGAATGCCACTGGAAAGAGTTCTTTGTACCAAGACACTTTGACGCCTTTGGAGGATGCAGTGGCAACTATCACCGATCTATATGAGATAGCCGACGTAATCGTAGAGTCTCAACCCAAGTCTAAAGTTCGCAAAGAGGAGAATTCAAATATGAGCTTACATGACATTAAAACTGATCGCGACGAAGAAGCATTTGAGAATG AAGACAGCgagcaggaggaggatgaCGAGGAAGAAGACGACGATGATGGCGATTCTAATGAGTCAATCAGCATTCAAAACGTCGGTGTTAAAATGGAGCAACAAATGCATCATCATTCCCCAGCCAAAAAACGAAAGTTAGAGCATGATACACTCAATGGGTCATTTGCGGGAGACAAAACAGTGCTAATGGACATAGCCAAGGAACTACGCGACCTCAATCGACAGACTAGATTAAATGCTCAGCGCACAGAAGCGAATACGGAGGCTTTATTAGCTATGGGAACACAGATCTCTGATCtgatgcaacagcaactgaaagAGCGCAAGCGACTTAATGCAATAATGGAGAAGTTTATGCTAAAGATGGAGACTACCGactaa
- the LOC117569937 gene encoding Fanconi anemia group I protein — protein MSGTLDVRVCKLGEKNQVDELRELIKKTTIKELTTALKARLPRSDCINFWNYLLLACDVNNAETREKRFACVQCFLEGLRTIEMSYKLSVDLITRLHQDLPSFSSDELNWILEHCVDDMRAGDAKCVAWKDLLPETLLVLITKPRLVINGIAMAGNELRDSTVRNLCTMRWPSSILTPIADMFSTLKLNNGERLTVLNKFSGALQDLSPMELPALCYQLFSMCQSATQLIIPLLALEKYFYRNYYKRLFSDMSSNSTDFDSIDNYSDKELREAEETVLHHLNYCTMYLLNEQHISIMLRNFLYMPDVILTPFMLSAIISMTSVNRDPESARPSSCILLPFLRNVIKHNEDERTLADHSVWCRDTLQRQQVDLHQVFTVLIDQNKDGKDVITPGLVHLAFTLLKAQNSPKLNTLAITFLTKFIRRRFMFGQGIIKRIAEWMVVDQVQNQFSECLTMLSVADTYTVSECLETITDVMEDFLWLPGEQSMRMMNFILPLLKLSNRVRDALIEVLRKAMTKDLRIRRMAIFGFCMILKQLNNSNSVRPSQNASSFCTQHNISGYSMMTQSSLGSRSNPQRNFDMLTLEIIGILRSCFDQQLEIRRTLYENLQRAVELNAKLVPHVLQFVDFHLRSFFDTPPADQVGDDLDTRFNINYEQLIGSNDDYAELKDNLGCLVQFVSYCLAIFERVPSGCDVREMRRLLTLCIQRLVANRLSLEDTVAPATHLKCARIQQELNLIEGLISHSLLTSKPNNDDIKHVLPLFKQHQKLLKGLHGLADSSKKSQKQSKSNTNDSNLTVNVSVSTAKLKDICKHPENIWDLNILERLLHVLHDDLVPFATAENTSQLRSYEPLVRYVLEITAQKVKAIREEPDYKQLSFSKRTLKLLTDITKVIYERCIRRLPDLWRDFDLESAALAAHCFMECIRTAHETFAKRFKEFVKGFDMAIVNRSKEVTYVLQGVLDQFMKEEDSNDNPAEALSTDRNGAKLPVYLMESLEILYDHIGYGERATIDSYTWLLEFCQSWEVRNPEMGIVHRVLFAQRQKTHSGLFFDAVARQLGHVLGNQNDDNVNQESDLGLKTLDMNTTASCLQYIYAVVQKQLEDVDYFINKANNLKYKCNIVPETDRVYYRGNLETLEGSICTQLILITRTVLELTNVCIPLGSHMDGLMKLLIQLYTCLKNLARHYLVGYSADSSNGMSNKFEQLLRNVGKPLPANIYQLISYVEYNILDDHSKEPAAKRKPQVERAKVLRETRLIPKVILAIENFNKHIILLSKKAKTNDRLANYLHFGAVRDFNIKSGDLKAVIERTYSHSSQIEVSDSNLENVEDDEDQEEEQQEPASEDEHDSNVEESAEVEEEQPPPPKKQQETTRKALRRRRVPNEDAEESQPKRRRGRPTKK, from the exons ATGTCCGGCACCTTGGATGTTAGGGTTTGCAAGCTCGGTGAAAAGAATCAAGTAGATGAGCTGCGTGAGCTCATCAAGAAGACCACGATTAAGGAA TTAACCACAGCACTGAAAGCACGGCTGCCGAGGAGTGATTGCATCAATTTTTGGAATTATCTTTTGTTGGCGTGTGATGTGAACAATGCGGAGACACGTGAGAAACGTTTTGCCTGCGTTCAATGCTTTCTGGAGGGATTGCGCACCATCGAAATGAGTTACAAGCTAAGCGTCGATTTGATTACACGTCTTCATCAAGATTTGCCCAGCTTTTCGTCGGACGAGTTAAACTGGATTCTGGAGCACTGCGTGGATGATATGCGAGCTGGAGACGCCAAATGTGTCGCCTGGAAGGATCTCCTGCCAGAGACTCTGCTTGTGCTCATTACCAAACCTCGTCTTGTCATCAATGGCATTGCTATGGCCGGCAACGAACTCCGAGATAGTACCGTGAGGAATCTCTGCACTATGCGTTGGCCTTCCTCCATCCTAACGCCTATTGCCGACATGTTTAG CACTCTAAAGTTAAACAATGGGGAGCGTTTGACAGTTCTTAACAAGTTTTCAGGTGCTTTGCAGGACCTGTCGCCAATGGAGCTACCAGCTCTGTGCTACCAGCTCTTCTCCATGTGCCAAAGCGCTACTCAACTCATCATTCCATTGCTGGCATTGGAAAAGTACTTTTATCGCAACTACTACAAGCGCTTGTTTTCGGACATGTCTAGCAATTCCACAGATTTTGATAGTATTG ATAATTATTCGGATAAGGAGCTGCGCGAGGCGGAGGAGACAGTTCTGCATCATTTGAACTATTGTACCATGTATTTGCTGAACGAACAGCATATATCTATAATGCTCAGG AACTTTCTTTATATGCCCGATGTAATACTGACACCGTTTATGCTCAGCGCAATTATCTCGATGACGTCTGTGAATCGTGATCCTGAATCTGCAAGACCCTCAAGCTGCATTCTGCTTCCATTTCTACGCAACGTCATCAAACACAATGAGGATGAGCGTACACTGGCTGATCACTCTGTTTGGTGTCGCGATACACTACAACGTCAGCAAGTGGATTTGCATCAAGTGTTTACAGTACTAATCGATCAGAATAAGGACGGCAAGGATGTTATAACGCCCGGCTTGGTACATTTAGCATTTACCCTACTTAAAGCTCAGAACTCGCCAAAACTGAATACGCTAGCCATAACATTTCTGACCAAGTTTATACGAAGGCGGTTCATGTTTGGCCAGGGTATTATTAAACGTATTGCCGAATGGATGGTTGTAGATCAGGTGCAAAATCAGTTCTCGG aatgTCTTACAATGCTGAGTGTGGCCGACACTTACACTGTTTCTGAGTGCTTAGAAACTATTACAGATGTTATGGAAGATTTTCTTTGG CTGCCTGGTGAGCAATCCATGCGCATGATGAACTTTATATTGCCTTTACTCAAACTTTCGAATCGTGTTCGAGATGCTTTAATCGAAGTGCTTCGTAAAGCTATGACTAA ggACCTTCGAATTCGTCGAATGGCGATCTTTGGCTTCTGTATGATTCTTAAGCAGCTGAACAATAGTAATTCTGTGCGTCCATCTCAGAATGCAAGTAGCTTCTGCACACAGCATAACATCTCTGGCTATTCAATGATGACACAAAGCTCATTAGGTAGTCGAAGCAATCCGCAGCGAAATTTCGATATGCTCACCTTAGAGATAATTGGCATTCTTCGCAGCTGCTTTGATCAACAATTGGAGATACGTCGTACACTCTACGAGA ATCTCCAACGAGCAGTTGAGCTTAATGCTAAGCTCGTTCCTCACGTACTTCAGTTTGTTGATTTTCACTTACGCAGCTTTTTTGACACTCCGCCCGCTGATCAGGTGGGGGACGATCTGGATACACGCTTCAACATCAACTATGAGCAGCTAATTGGTTCTAATGACGATTACGCAGAATTGAAGGATAATCTAGGCTGCCTTGTACAATTTGTTTCCTATTGCTTGGCAATTTTTGAACGTGTGCCTTCTGGCTGCGATGTGCGTGAAATGCGCAGACTATTGACGCTTTGCATCCAGAGATTGGTGGCCAACAGATTGTCATTAGAGGATACG GTTGCGCCAGCTACACACTTGAAATGCGCCCGCATTCAACAAGAGTTGAACCTTATTGAGGGTTTAATTTCGCATTCACTACTCACTTCTAAGCCAAATAACGATGATATAAAACACGTTCTGCCTCTGTTCAAACAGCATCAAAAATTGCTAAAAGGTCTTCACGGCTTGGCAGACTCGTCGAAGAAATCTCAAAAACAGTCAAAATCAAATACGAATGACAGCAATTTAACTGTCAATGTCAGTGTGAGTACAGCTAAACTTAAAGATATCTGCAAGCATCCTGAGAATATTTGGGATCTTAATATACTGGAAAGGTTGCTCCATGTGCTACATGA CGATCTTGTGCCTTTTGCAACTGCTGAAAATACATCGCAATTGCGAAGCTACGAGCCTTTGGTTCGCTATGTGCTTGAGATTACTGCCCAGAAGGTAAAGGCCATACGTGAGGAGCCCGATTACAAACAGTTATCCTTTAGTAAGCGTACTTTAAAACTGCTAACCGATATCACCAAAGTGATCTATGAGAGATGCATTCGTCGTCTGCCTGATCTATGGCGAGATTTTGACCTGGAGAGCGCTGCTTTGGCAGCACACTGTTTTATGGAATGCATACGTACTGCTCATGAGACGTTTGCAAAACGCTTTAAAGAATTTGTGAAAGGTTTTG atATGGCCATTGTAAACAGAAGCAAAGAGGTGACATATGTGCTGCAGGGTGTGCTTGATCAGTTCATGAAGGAGGAAGACAGCAACGATAATCCTGCTGAAGCTCTCAGTACTGATAGAAATGGAGCCAAGTTACCTGTTTACCTAATGGAGTCGCTGGAAATTCTTTACGATCACATTGGATATGGCGAACGTGCGACAATTGATTCCTACACTTGGCTGCTTGAATTTTGTCAAAGTTGGGAGGTGCGAAATCCAGAAATGGGAATTGTGCATCGAGTATTATTTGCACAACGCCAGAAAACTCATTCAGGTTTATTCTTTGATGCTGTCGCCAGACAATTGGGTCACGTTTTGGGGAATCAGAATGATGATAATGTGAACCAAGAATCAGATTTGGGACTTAAAACTCTGGATATGAACACAACAGCAAGTTGTCTGCAGTATATTTATGCAGTAGTGCAGAAGCAGCTAGAGGATGTggattattttattaacaagGCCAacaatctaaaatataaatgtaacaTTGTGCCAGAGACCGATCGAGTCTACTATCGAGGCAATCTAGAGACATTAGAAGGTTCTATCTGCACGCAGTTGATTTTGATTACGCGCACAGTGTTAGAACTTACAAATGTGTGCATACCACTCGGAAGTCACATGGATGGATTAATGAAGCTTCTAATACAACTGTACACGTGCCTCAAGAATCTGGCCAGACACTACCTGGTTGGCTACTCGGCAGACTCAAGCAATGGCATGAGTAACAA GTTTGAGCAGCTTCTACGAAATGTAGGTAAGCCATTGCCGGCAAACATCTATCAGTTGATATCTTATGTGGAGTACAATATTCTGGACGATCACTCAAAGGAGCCGGCAGCAAAGCGCAAACCGCAAGTAGAGCGTGCCAAAGTGCTCCGCGAAACACGTCTCATACCCAAGGTGATATTGGCCATTGAGAACTTTAACAAGCACATCATATTGCTGTCGAAGAAGGCCAAGACAAATGACCGCCTGGCAAACTATCTGCATTTTGGTGCAGTGCGTGACTTTAACATCAAGTCGGGTGATTTGAAAGCAGTTATCGAACGCACCTATTCGCACAGCAGTCAGATTGAGGTGTCTGATAGTAATTTGGAAAATGTGGAGGACGACGAAGATCAGGAGGAGGAACAACAAGAACCCGCCAGCGAAGATGAGCACGACAGCAACGTTGAAGAGTCAGCTGAGGTTGAGGAGGAGCAGCCACCGCCTCCAAAAAAGCAACAGGAAACCACTCGCAAAGCTCTGCGAAGACGACGCGTTCCCAACGAAGATGCGGAGGAGTCGCAACCTAAACGTAGGCGTGGACGGCCCACAAAGAAATAA